In Nicotiana tabacum cultivar K326 chromosome 2, ASM71507v2, whole genome shotgun sequence, the following proteins share a genomic window:
- the LOC107762610 gene encoding putative WRKY transcription factor 70 has translation MESPLPEKSSADLKRAIDGLIRGQEFTRQLKEIIKKPLATIMAEDLVGKIMNSFSETLSVINSGESNEDTAEVKSPEDSSGSCKSTTSLKDRRGCYKRRKTSETNTKESSDLVDDGHAWRKYGQKQILHSTYPRHYFRCTHKYDQKCQATKQVQKIQDNPLLFRTTYYGNHTCKPFPRVSQIILDTPIDGDSSILLSFDQNNNNNYSSLQNVNHNYQPYNIPTFPSIKEETKEEVFQRSCTFYPKIEDQNQSSNSDYFLPANDDHLSTPAAFEASGGNMAAALSPDVISSGVYSSCTTSTDNLEIDFDFEESLWNFEGYNS, from the exons ATGGAGTCTCCGTTGCCGGAAAAGTCATCAGCTGATCTGAAAAGGGCAATCGACGGGTTAATTCGTGGCCAGGAATTTACGCGACAATTAAAAGAGATAATCAAGAAACCTCTTGCAACCATTATGGCTGAGGATTTAGTTGGAAAAATTATGAATTCATTTTCTGAGACTCTTTCCGTGATAAACTCCGGCGAGTCTAATGAGGATACCGCCGAAGTTAAGTCGCCGGAAGATTCTAGTGGAAGTTGCAAGAGTACTACATCATTGAAAGATCGAAGAGGATGCTACAAGAGAAG GAAAACTTCAGAAACAAACACAAAAGAATCCTCAGATTTGGTGGATGATGGCCATGCTTGGAGAAAATATGGACAAAAACAGATCCTCCATTCCACTTATCCAAG GCACTATTTTAGGTGCACCCATAAATATGATCAAAAATGTCAAGCAACCAAACAGGTGCAGAAAATTCAAGACAATCCACTACTGTTCCGAACAACATACTATGGAAATCACACATGCAAACCTTTCCCTAGAGTTTCTCAAATAATCTTGGACACTCCTATTGATGGCGATTCATCTATTCTACTTAGTTTTGAtcagaacaacaacaataactactCTTCACTCCAAAATGTTAATCATAATTACCAGCCTTATAATATTCCTACATTTCCCTCAATAAAAGAGGAAACCAAAGAGGAAGTATTCCAAAGATCATGTACTTTCTATCCAAAAATAGAAGATCAAAACCAATCATCAAACTCTGATTATTTTCTACCGGCCAATGATGATCATCTGAGTACTCCGGCAGCATTTGAAGCCTCCGGCGGCAACATGGCGGCGGCATTATCGCCGGATGTCATATCATCTGGGGTCTATTCTTCTTGTACGACTAGTACAGATAATCTTGagattgattttgattttgaggAGAGTCTTTGGAACTTTGAAGGGTACAATTCTTGA